Proteins co-encoded in one Deinococcus planocerae genomic window:
- a CDS encoding metal-sensitive transcriptional regulator, translating into MTVTVPVSDRKAEKTKILNRLRRLEGQIRGLQKMVEEEKDCVEVMSLYASARSALESTGDVILETYVERCQARGERPGDLMRLLKLAR; encoded by the coding sequence ATGACCGTGACCGTGCCCGTGAGCGACCGCAAAGCCGAGAAGACGAAGATTCTCAACCGCCTGCGCCGCCTGGAGGGGCAGATTCGGGGGCTCCAGAAGATGGTGGAGGAGGAGAAAGACTGCGTGGAGGTGATGAGCCTGTACGCCAGCGCCAGGAGTGCCCTGGAGTCCACCGGGGACGTGATTCTGGAAACCTACGTCGAGAGGTGCCAGGCGCGCGGGGAGAGGCCCGGCGATCTCATGAGGCTGCTCAAGCTTGCCCGGTGA